Proteins from a genomic interval of Treponema succinifaciens DSM 2489:
- a CDS encoding glycosyltransferase: protein MSVQKNHSKKMCHAEAVSASVLKEIPNPSEQKTARVRNDKSVEIFKIDGVGVNLSRFHPCTFEEKNTLRADLGYSEKDYIITVVAELNKNKNQIMLVKSVPELAKIIPNLKILLIGKETLPIVREFVQKEKLEKYVEFLGYRRDVEKLTMMSDVAFSASLREGLPVNIIEAMACGLPVVVSDNRGHRSLIKDKETGFIFSPKSEKKMTDAIILLYKNPLLREEMGRRNVEEAKRYSVDIAVEKMAEIYNEVISENVGGGTTVE, encoded by the coding sequence ATGAGCGTGCAAAAAAATCATTCTAAAAAAATGTGTCATGCTGAAGCTGTTTCAGCATCTGTTTTAAAAGAGATTCCGAATCCAAGCGAGCAGAAAACTGCTCGAGTTCGGAATGACAAAAGTGTTGAGATTTTCAAGATTGACGGCGTTGGAGTGAACCTTTCAAGATTTCACCCTTGCACTTTTGAAGAAAAAAATACGTTGAGGGCGGATCTTGGATATTCTGAAAAGGATTATATCATCACGGTTGTTGCGGAACTGAACAAAAATAAGAACCAGATTATGCTTGTGAAGTCCGTTCCAGAGCTTGCAAAAATTATTCCGAATCTGAAAATTCTACTGATAGGAAAAGAGACTCTTCCGATTGTACGCGAATTTGTTCAAAAGGAAAAACTTGAAAAATACGTGGAATTCTTAGGCTACAGGCGCGATGTCGAAAAACTCACGATGATGAGTGATGTGGCGTTTTCCGCAAGTCTTCGGGAAGGTCTTCCTGTGAACATTATAGAGGCAATGGCGTGTGGTCTGCCAGTTGTTGTAAGCGACAACCGCGGACACCGTTCGCTGATAAAGGACAAGGAAACAGGCTTTATTTTCAGCCCGAAATCAGAAAAGAAAATGACAGATGCGATTATTCTTCTATATAAAAATCCTTTGCTGCGTGAGGAAATGGGCAGGCGGAATGTTGAGGAAGCGAAGAGATATTCGGTTGATATTGCAGTGGAGAAAATGGCAGAAATATACAACGAGGTCATTTCTGAAAATGTCGGGGGGGGGACAACTGTAGAGTAG
- a CDS encoding AAA family ATPase, translating to MLLKFSLSNFFSIKDEITVDFRTENISTKSAKELSDNIFICNGKKYLKTIGIFGPNASGKSSIIKALAFCYQTILYSHLNNNGAVFNFMPFKFDGYHEKSSSFSISFIQNEVEYEYSFSLTREEIVSESLYYYPGKRKAKIFTRNEQVGKRKDEIYSFAEGYLIKPFDVANSTSRNTLFISRASQMDRELAKVIYNFFLKNSFIGVPKISTNYAVSLFKENKQLLLKALQMADSDIVDISVRQEKINVPIPPAYLQIGTAAIPSIPAMQHETIVRFLTVHKKNNSIHFDLFSEESDGTIQIFSLLLVLLDVCKNGKSLIVDEFDQSLHSELAEFIVNMVHASKNAQLLFTSHNTNLIDVKKFRRDQICFTNKKEDASTDFYSLYDFKDFRENMDAEKGYLQGRFDAVPYTTSSIDSIKKLFRE from the coding sequence ATGCTATTAAAATTCAGTTTAAGTAACTTTTTCTCGATAAAAGATGAAATTACTGTCGATTTTAGAACTGAAAATATTTCAACTAAAAGTGCAAAGGAACTTTCAGATAATATATTTATTTGCAATGGAAAAAAATATTTAAAAACTATCGGAATTTTCGGTCCAAACGCCTCTGGAAAATCCAGCATAATAAAAGCTCTTGCGTTTTGCTATCAAACAATCCTTTATTCTCATCTTAATAATAATGGTGCGGTTTTTAATTTTATGCCGTTTAAGTTTGACGGTTATCATGAAAAGTCAAGCAGTTTTTCTATCAGCTTTATTCAGAATGAAGTTGAGTATGAGTATTCATTCTCTCTTACTCGTGAAGAAATTGTTTCAGAAAGTTTGTATTATTATCCTGGAAAGCGAAAGGCAAAGATATTCACAAGAAATGAACAGGTTGGAAAAAGGAAAGATGAAATTTATAGTTTTGCCGAGGGTTACCTTATAAAACCGTTTGATGTTGCAAATAGCACTAGCCGTAATACTCTTTTTATAAGCCGGGCAAGTCAAATGGATAGGGAACTTGCAAAAGTGATTTATAATTTCTTTTTGAAGAATTCATTTATTGGTGTTCCAAAGATTAGTACAAATTATGCAGTTTCATTATTCAAGGAAAACAAGCAACTTTTATTAAAAGCCTTGCAGATGGCAGACAGCGACATCGTTGATATTTCCGTAAGGCAAGAAAAAATTAACGTTCCTATTCCGCCTGCGTATCTTCAGATTGGAACGGCGGCAATACCTAGCATTCCTGCTATGCAGCATGAAACGATAGTTAGATTTTTGACTGTACATAAAAAAAACAACAGTATTCATTTTGATCTTTTCTCAGAAGAATCAGACGGAACAATTCAGATTTTCTCGCTTCTTCTTGTTCTTCTTGATGTGTGCAAAAATGGAAAAAGCCTTATTGTAGATGAGTTTGATCAGAGCTTGCATAGTGAACTTGCGGAATTTATTGTCAATATGGTTCATGCCTCAAAAAATGCTCAACTTCTTTTTACAAGTCATAATACAAATCTAATCGATGTTAAAAAATTTAGGCGAGATCAGATTTGTTTTACAAATAAAAAGGAGGATGCATCAACTGATTTTTACTCGCTTTATGATTTTAAGGATTTCCGTGAAAATATGGATGCTGAAAAAGGATATTTGCAGGGGCGTTTCGATGCTGTTCCATATACAACTTCTTCTATTGATTCTATAAAGAAATTGTTTAGGGAATGA
- a CDS encoding plasmid fertility inhibition factor family protein, producing MIKYDRLRIYRDDLNRAIFEIDGSKTYYMSSSYNKFIIINADYFDKQWKKSEFDIQKVLANIEDKHNDIKYKRAEIGFQSGRDNPVPIVNVQIMMEDEINIIPTLENGLTRTNYLLANNVKYLVFGIDSNEFLNDTEFYFLIKNSDIK from the coding sequence TTGATAAAATATGACAGATTAAGAATTTACAGAGATGATTTGAATAGGGCGATTTTTGAAATTGATGGCTCAAAAACTTATTATATGAGTTCTTCATATAATAAGTTTATTATAATCAATGCTGACTATTTTGATAAACAGTGGAAAAAGAGTGAATTTGATATTCAAAAAGTTCTTGCAAATATTGAGGATAAGCACAATGATATAAAATATAAACGAGCTGAAATTGGATTCCAATCAGGCAGGGATAATCCTGTTCCGATTGTAAATGTTCAAATAATGATGGAAGATGAAATAAATATTATTCCAACTCTTGAAAACGGTTTAACAAGAACAAATTACTTATTAGCAAACAATGTTAAATATTTAGTTTTTGGAATAGATTCTAATGAATTTCTAAATGATACAGAATTCTATTTTCTTATTAAAAACAGCGACATAAAATAA
- a CDS encoding transposase: protein MGRKRKDFSDKFKLEVAKEALKKRAKEAEVAAKYSIAPSTLSEWMEQFLEEKLETDEQKALREENERLRAKQDEMLASLGKKQLEVDLLKKKLHLD from the coding sequence ATGGGAAGAAAAAGAAAGGATTTTTCAGACAAGTTCAAACTCGAAGTCGCAAAAGAGGCTCTTAAAAAGAGAGCTAAAGAGGCGGAGGTCGCTGCAAAGTACAGCATTGCACCAAGCACACTGTCTGAATGGATGGAGCAGTTTCTGGAAGAAAAACTTGAGACAGACGAACAGAAAGCCCTCCGTGAAGAGAATGAAAGGCTACGGGCAAAGCAGGATGAAATGCTCGCCTCATTAGGAAAGAAACAGCTCGAGGTTGACTTGCTAAAAAAAAAGCTTCATCTGGACTAG
- a CDS encoding helix-turn-helix transcriptional regulator has product MAKLEKLIVFLEMNAFKIEDNLWNIIEEAMMKNRLIQFDYYKNGRRYEVTVEPWQLVYFQGMWSLYCYNKFYKETRLYNLPAITNPKILDKTFTLPPDFEFEKHSKGSFGKFIGKENYSFKLKIRKEKTDYIRMYKWADDQKFEEQSDGTAIMTFTSNQYYPVLNWILEKGMYVTPLAPQKLVDAWRENVLAMYEEARDI; this is encoded by the coding sequence GTGGCAAAACTTGAAAAACTGATTGTGTTCCTTGAAATGAACGCGTTCAAAATTGAAGACAATCTGTGGAATATAATCGAAGAAGCCATGATGAAAAACCGCCTCATCCAGTTTGACTATTATAAAAACGGAAGGCGTTATGAAGTTACCGTCGAGCCTTGGCAGCTTGTCTACTTTCAGGGAATGTGGAGCTTGTACTGCTACAATAAATTCTACAAGGAAACTCGGCTCTATAATCTTCCTGCAATCACGAATCCAAAAATTTTGGACAAAACTTTTACTCTTCCGCCGGACTTTGAATTTGAAAAGCACAGCAAAGGCAGCTTCGGAAAATTCATCGGAAAAGAAAACTACAGTTTCAAACTGAAAATCCGCAAGGAAAAAACCGACTACATCCGAATGTACAAATGGGCGGACGACCAGAAATTCGAGGAACAGAGCGACGGAACAGCAATAATGACTTTTACAAGCAACCAATACTACCCCGTCCTGAACTGGATTCTGGAAAAAGGAATGTATGTCACTCCACTTGCGCCGCAAAAATTAGTTGATGCCTGGAGGGAGAATGTCCTTGCGATGTATGAGGAAGCGCGGGATATATGA
- a CDS encoding glycosyltransferase produces the protein MKKHAQVFMMDGVGINLEKFKAVSPKEKLALLSKYKYDSSDFIILYIAEFIPRKDHEFFIKNIPELKKRIPNLKVIMPGRGVQLKEMKILAVNLEVDDIIWFPGYRKDINLLCAISDLYVTTSRQEGLPISVIEAMASGLPIVASSIRGQTDAVLPGRNGELYQLDNNSDFMEKILELYKNPMLRAEMRKNNIEDSRKYSVDIAVKKMAEIYGECVR, from the coding sequence ATGAAAAAACATGCTCAGGTTTTCATGATGGACGGAGTGGGAATAAACCTTGAAAAATTCAAGGCTGTTTCTCCTAAAGAGAAACTTGCGCTCCTCTCAAAATACAAATACGATTCCAGCGATTTCATAATCCTTTACATTGCGGAGTTTATTCCGCGGAAAGACCACGAGTTTTTCATAAAAAACATTCCGGAGCTGAAAAAGCGGATTCCGAATCTGAAAGTCATAATGCCAGGACGAGGCGTTCAGCTGAAGGAAATGAAAATTCTTGCCGTGAATCTTGAGGTTGATGACATTATTTGGTTTCCCGGCTACAGAAAGGACATAAATCTGCTGTGTGCGATTTCCGACCTTTACGTTACGACAAGCCGGCAGGAAGGTCTTCCAATCAGCGTGATTGAGGCGATGGCGAGTGGTCTTCCGATTGTGGCAAGCAGTATCCGCGGTCAGACCGATGCCGTTTTGCCCGGACGGAACGGAGAACTTTATCAGCTGGATAACAACTCTGACTTTATGGAAAAGATTCTGGAACTTTACAAAAATCCCATGCTTAGGGCGGAAATGCGAAAGAACAATATAGAAGATTCTAGAAAATATTCGGTTGATATTGCCGTAAAGAAGATGGCGGAGATTTACGGGGAGTGCGTGAGATAA
- a CDS encoding glycosyltransferase: MGENTRKVLFLSNTANFSKFNLPYMRWFKEQGWQVDYASAGEEEVKDCDNQYTISIARSPFSFRNFKAYRQLKKILAENHYDILHCHTPMGGVLGRLAAKKLWKRHKIKVIYTAHGFHFYKGAPVLNWLLYYPMEKWLSHCTDVIVTINEEDYERAKKSF; encoded by the coding sequence ATGGGTGAAAATACTAGAAAAGTCCTTTTCCTTTCCAACACTGCCAATTTTTCAAAGTTCAATCTGCCTTATATGCGCTGGTTCAAGGAGCAGGGCTGGCAGGTTGACTATGCTTCCGCAGGCGAGGAGGAGGTTAAGGACTGCGATAATCAGTACACGATAAGCATCGCGCGCTCTCCGTTTTCATTTAGGAATTTCAAGGCGTACAGGCAGCTTAAAAAGATTCTGGCGGAAAATCATTATGATATTCTGCACTGCCACACGCCTATGGGAGGAGTTCTAGGGCGGCTCGCGGCTAAGAAACTCTGGAAGCGGCACAAAATCAAGGTTATTTACACTGCGCACGGATTTCATTTTTACAAAGGTGCGCCGGTCTTGAATTGGCTTTTGTATTATCCAATGGAAAAATGGCTTTCGCACTGCACTGATGTGATTGTAACAATAAACGAGGAAGACTATGAGCGTGCAAAAAAATCATTCTAA
- a CDS encoding IS3 family transposase, with protein sequence MHDKNGVGLSVLEQCRILKLPRATYYERRRFEAERQKKKAGENKTRLNRAKIVINEWSTHSTYGYKKMSKHLKRLGYDWAGEKFIRNLYKELGIKGQKPVFKTTRSGKAPYGKFPYLLRNKFIAFPNQVMATDITYIKTPWGMMYFTAVIDLYSRKILSWRLSDSMRTDFCLECVREAFEKYGVPAVFNTDCGSQYTSGEFIGLLKSYNVEISMDGIGRCKDNIFVERTWRTLKYEWIFLRDYRSEEELRKLLGEFVRFFNNERIHQGLDYKTPDEVYREGSFPSAIINKMAA encoded by the coding sequence ATGCATGACAAAAATGGAGTCGGGCTGTCTGTACTTGAACAGTGCCGGATACTGAAACTTCCACGGGCAACTTACTATGAGCGCCGCAGATTTGAAGCAGAACGACAGAAAAAGAAGGCTGGGGAAAACAAAACAAGGCTCAATCGTGCAAAAATTGTAATCAATGAGTGGTCAACTCACAGTACCTATGGTTACAAAAAGATGTCAAAGCATCTGAAAAGACTCGGGTACGACTGGGCTGGAGAAAAGTTTATCCGCAACCTGTACAAGGAACTTGGAATCAAAGGCCAGAAGCCTGTCTTCAAGACCACAAGAAGCGGAAAAGCGCCATACGGAAAGTTCCCGTACCTCTTGCGGAACAAGTTCATCGCGTTCCCGAACCAGGTAATGGCGACAGACATCACTTACATCAAGACTCCATGGGGCATGATGTATTTTACGGCCGTGATTGATTTGTACAGCCGGAAGATTCTGAGCTGGCGGCTCTCGGACAGCATGAGGACAGATTTCTGCCTGGAATGCGTGAGGGAAGCCTTTGAGAAATACGGGGTTCCGGCAGTATTCAACACGGACTGCGGTTCCCAGTATACCAGCGGAGAGTTCATCGGGCTTCTGAAATCCTACAATGTTGAAATCAGCATGGACGGAATCGGAAGATGCAAGGACAACATCTTTGTAGAGCGAACCTGGCGTACTTTGAAATATGAATGGATTTTTCTCCGGGATTACAGATCCGAAGAAGAACTCCGAAAACTGCTTGGAGAATTCGTGAGGTTCTTCAACAATGAAAGAATTCATCAGGGCTTGGATTACAAGACTCCTGACGAAGTATACAGGGAAGGAAGTTTTCCTTCGGCAATCATCAACAAGATGGCTGCATAA
- a CDS encoding DUF262 domain-containing protein, giving the protein MENRIYYGEYSLKHWIEMLLKKKITLPEYQRSYLWDEKAVKRFIKSLEDKQFIPPVTIAHYKIENDDNETNLILDGQQRLTSLLLAAIDSFPDRNKFEKAEDITKSEDDSMDNDNSDKTTPIKWTFNQLLELGNNIESIKNKAKDSDKYNSLKIKDKIDNEFLENTFLGFSYIVPDSDKKDEVQKSFSKTFREINYFGKSLSAQESRRSLYFMNDKYKDFLDGKIDNEDVLCSLTITENMQSTKIDFIRYLSILSQYKAQCSAWNVLKYYSSYASREAFYVDYVSFIVNLEQESHEDKFNNFDMEKIFPNECWKERFKTLKATTAELKSKIDLSKGKSKSSFDSWIDADYYLFGLIYYVLFENLRIKLSNSLINELQTAIDEKRKDNSYSRSPNRLGNLRARLNDSIQIYKNYTE; this is encoded by the coding sequence ATGGAGAATAGAATATATTATGGGGAATATTCCTTAAAACATTGGATTGAAATGTTGTTAAAAAAGAAAATAACTTTGCCTGAATATCAGCGAAGTTATTTGTGGGATGAAAAAGCTGTTAAAAGATTTATTAAATCATTAGAGGATAAACAATTTATTCCTCCAGTAACTATTGCTCATTATAAAATTGAGAATGATGATAACGAAACTAATCTTATATTGGATGGACAGCAGAGACTCACTTCTTTGTTACTTGCTGCAATAGATTCTTTTCCAGATAGAAATAAATTTGAAAAAGCAGAAGATATAACAAAAAGTGAAGATGACAGTATGGATAATGATAATTCTGATAAAACTACACCTATTAAGTGGACATTTAATCAGCTGCTTGAATTAGGAAATAATATAGAAAGTATTAAAAACAAAGCAAAAGATTCTGATAAGTATAACTCATTAAAAATTAAAGATAAGATTGATAATGAATTCTTGGAAAATACTTTTTTAGGCTTTTCTTACATAGTTCCTGATTCTGATAAAAAAGACGAAGTCCAGAAGTCTTTTTCAAAAACTTTTAGAGAGATAAATTATTTTGGAAAGTCTTTGTCTGCCCAAGAAAGTCGACGTTCATTGTACTTTATGAATGATAAATATAAAGATTTTTTAGATGGCAAGATAGATAATGAAGATGTATTGTGTTCTCTGACTATTACTGAAAATATGCAATCCACTAAAATTGACTTTATACGTTATCTTTCAATTCTATCACAATATAAAGCTCAATGTTCTGCCTGGAATGTTCTGAAATACTATTCATCTTATGCATCACGAGAAGCTTTCTATGTTGATTATGTTTCATTTATTGTTAATCTTGAACAGGAAAGTCATGAAGATAAATTTAATAATTTTGATATGGAAAAAATATTTCCAAATGAATGTTGGAAAGAACGATTTAAAACTCTAAAAGCAACAACTGCTGAATTAAAGAGTAAAATAGATTTATCGAAAGGTAAAAGCAAGAGTAGTTTTGATTCATGGATAGACGCAGATTATTATCTTTTTGGCTTGATTTATTATGTTCTTTTTGAAAACTTAAGAATTAAGCTAAGCAATTCATTGATTAATGAATTACAAACTGCTATAGATGAAAAAAGAAAGGATAATTCATATTCAAGAAGCCCAAATAGATTAGGAAATCTTAGAGCTCGCTTAAATGATTCTATTCAAATATATAAAAATTATACGGAATAG
- a CDS encoding RloB family protein, with product MKKEKSRGSRRMKQVILVLCEGETEECYVDMLRQKYRLPIKVISKIVGQKINQRLIDRHKKELRINAADKIQCYLMYDADVKKVVDTIKQCDATSLLSNPCIEIWFLAHIEKINSQIIDVNKCLQKLQMHSEWNTYIKGSLSLIQQEVLWKNRNVAKDNIVSNTESGKAFSNLSVFIDELNKQQD from the coding sequence ATGAAAAAAGAAAAATCACGTGGTTCTAGAAGAATGAAACAGGTAATCCTTGTTTTATGTGAAGGTGAAACGGAAGAATGTTATGTTGATATGCTCAGACAAAAATATCGATTGCCTATAAAAGTTATTTCAAAAATCGTAGGACAAAAGATAAATCAACGCCTTATTGATAGGCATAAAAAGGAACTTAGAATAAATGCTGCAGATAAAATTCAATGTTATCTTATGTATGATGCGGATGTAAAAAAAGTTGTTGATACAATAAAGCAATGTGACGCAACAAGTCTTTTAAGTAATCCTTGCATTGAAATCTGGTTTCTTGCACATATTGAGAAAATTAACAGCCAAATAATAGATGTAAATAAATGTCTTCAGAAATTGCAAATGCATTCAGAATGGAATACCTATATAAAAGGTTCTTTGTCATTGATACAGCAGGAAGTTCTTTGGAAAAATAGAAATGTTGCCAAAGATAATATCGTTTCCAATACAGAATCAGGAAAAGCGTTTTCAAACCTTTCTGTTTTTATTGACGAGTTAAATAAACAACAAGATTAG